In SAR324 cluster bacterium, the genomic window TCGCGATGCATTTCTGGAGGGCCTACTCGCTTTCAACATAGGTGTAGAATTGGGACAGCTTGCAGTGATCGCGGTAGCTTTTGTTCTCATTGGCTTCTGGGGCAGAAACAGAGAGTGGTATCGGCCCTGGGTAATTGTGCCTGGATCCCTGGCGGTATCAGTGGTTGGTGGTTGGTGGTTTCTGGAGCGTACAGTACTGGCAGGTTGAAGGGTATTTAAGCTAACTCGATTCGTCAGATCCTCCTCCGCGGCAACTTTGAAAACCGAAACTCTGGGGCTGACAAGCGTTCTGGCGGTCCAATCCAGGCATAGGCCAATAAGCAGGGTTCACGAATACCTACCGTGATCCGATGATGCTGAGTGGAACGATTCAAGATCAAAGATCCCGGAGCATAGACAGCATTATCATTCTCTGACCAAGCCCCTGCCAAGGAGATATAGCTCTCCTCAATCTCATCATGACGGTGTTGGGGGTAGGTGGTCCCTGGAGCAAAGAGCACCAAGCCCAGAATCAATCCTTCCGCTTGAATCGGACCCTGCGGTCCCATCATCTCGCAATAGGCATAGCGCTTGGCAAGTTCCCTGGGAACTTTCTGATAACCATACTCCCAGGTGAGTTGGCTCTCCACCCGATACAACACCCGTGACAAATGGGCCAACGGTCCCGAATCTGCCAAGTCAAGCGCTCGGCCCCAGTGTGCACTGACCGGTTTGTTCTCTGGTTGTCTTGGTGTGTAGTAAGGGTTGCTCTTCGTGATTTTACTGATGGCCTCTCGCACACGCCGCTGATGACTCCTGATGATGGGACTTCCTCCCGCAGAGCCCAAGCGATAGACCTGGTCAATTTCCTGGAAAACATACTTCCAGTCTGGTACGTCATTTAATCGATTTTCCATCTGGCCCATAGCAGGGGTAAGAGGATCGACTGTTGGCAATTTTGTCACCGAGGCCAGCACTAATTGGCTCAAGGCCTAGCAGGTCGCCTGCCAGGCTCAGTGCAGATAATGAGTTTTTTTGTCTATCCGACAAACCTTCCAAAACTTTGGTCAAAATTTGCTTCAAAATTTCTCTGATTTTCTGCTAAATTACAATTTAAGTTGCGAATAAATCAAATACTTTTCGCAACTTTTAGTTATTTCTTGAATTTTTGCAGGAGAGAAAAATGGATTTCAAACCAAAGAAAAGATTTTCCAAGAAGGAGTTGAATTACTGGCTTCGCAGAAACTTCACCTGGGATCAAAACAAGTGGAATGAGCTGCTGACTGATCTAGAGTAGCAAGGTTTTATGGAATGGGTCGGTAATGCTGCGGGAAGAGATGCCCTTGGTTTGTATCTGGAGACCAATCGCCAGCCCGCCTGAAAATCATTCGAAAATGACGGCATTCAACACGAGAAAGGTTCTTCGAAGTTAGACTGGCTTCTGTACTTGCTCTTGATAAAGACAACCAATCACCCGCGGAACTCCCTCTAAATAAAAGGTTTGGATCGGCCTCACTTGGAACGGCTGGGAGCAAATGATCTGATCCATCGGACGGTTCAGATGACAGCCATCCCCCAATATGTGTTGAATTGGATTCAGACGATATTGCCAGCTCGCTACTTTTGGATCCGGCGATAGGCCGTGCTCCAGAAAACAGAACCGCCCACCAGGTCGCAGCACCCGCCAGATCTCCTGCACTGCCTGATGCACCTTCGCAATACTACACAGTGTGAAGGTACTCACCACAAAGTCGAAGCTTTCATCTTCCATTGGCAAGGATTCGCCTGAGAGCACATGATGCTGAACAGGAAATGGTACTTCCTGAATCCGTTGTAGGGCTTTCGGAGCCATCATTGGATTCACATCAACCGCATGCACCTCCACAACATTCTTGGAATAAAAGGGAAGATTCAGTCCAGTCCCAAAACCTATCTCCAGCACTTTACCTTGGACTCCATGCAAGCACTGCTGCCGAAGTGGCTGTAGCTCTTTGCTGGACATTGCCCAATCGCAGAGACAGGGGAAAACGTGTTGAGAGTAGAGTTCTCGAAGTGACATCAAACCCGGTGAATCTTCATTCGTTGCTTGTGAGGCTCAAGCGAGTTGAACAGACCTCAATCAAAGGATCCACCAAAGTATTCATGATTTCTTCAGTATTGACCAAGAAGTCTTCGTAGCTAAACAAAAAATCCAGCACTTCTGCATAACAGACACACGATTCCTCCAGATTGGCTAATTCACTAGCGTTGAGACGACCCGTGCTCTCCAGTGCAGACTGAATACAACTCGCATTAAATTCTTCGATGTCCACCTCAGGCCAATCCAATTCATAGTCCGCTAGCACGATCATGGGCATCAGCAGAAATGTGATCAACAGGAAAGTCTGTTTCATTCAGTTGTCTCCGAAACGGTTTGGATGAGCTGGCAAAAAATGAAACAACTGGCCGCTCTCCTTCCTCCTCCAGTTTCAATCTTCCACTTTTAATTGAACCTCGTTCTTTCGCAAAAACGGCAACGTCCACGGCGGATCATAGCGAGCGGTCCGTACCAAACCCACCACAGTGATTCCTTGCTTCGTGGCCCACTGCCTCAACTCTTGCTCCTTCTCTTCTAGATCGCGGGCTCCCATTCGTCCACTGAACTGTAAGACTACCATTTGCTCCGGGGAGACCTCCCTCAAATTCACTTGCTGATCATTGGGAACTGGCGCCGTTTCCAAGTTCCATTTGGAGGGCAAACTGAAGGCCATCCGCCATTGATCTGGCTGTTCACCCTGATCCATCTGTACAGGGGCTGTCATCGCAATATTCTCGCTGGCAGCTTCAGCTTTTCCTGCCATTTGAACGGAGGCCGAGCGGGAGAGATTGTTGCCAAAGATGTAATCTGCCAGAATCCGGAAGCCATCCCCCGATGCTTCGTCAAAATCTTCTCCCTCCATGAAGACCTCTGCAACTAGATAGGAGGCGTATTCACGAATTTCAAAATTACCTTCCTTGATCCGTATCTGATAGGTCGGTTCCTCCAATGCTCGCACTCCCACTACCGAACATGCCGACAAGATCAGGTTGATCATCAAGACAACTCCAATTGAACGAAGGAAGAGATTTAAACGCATGGGCTGATTCATCTTAGATTAGTTGATTAGTAGTTGGTGGCTCACCACAATGCAGTATTTTGGAGGACCCCTGCGATGCCTTCTGCAGCCACTTCTAGCAATAGTTCTCCCTTAGCTGCCGTTGCCACGGAGGGACTCCCGATCACACCATTTGCAGAAACCTCCTTAAATGATACCCAACGGGAAACCCCGGATCCATAAAAGGGAATCTCTAGCGTTCCATCAGCCTGATTGAGGGTGGACTGATTGACCAGTTCCGGTTCCAAGGCCAGCATCATCGAAGTCTCTGCTTCACCAGCATGACGCACATTCTGCTGGACTTCAAGAATCTCGGCAAACTTCTCAGCCACCTCAGGTAGCGTCCAATAGGTGCCAGAAACTACTCTTAATCCATCCAACTCTCTGACCAACTCCGAACAGATTACGTTCAGAGCAGCAATGTTTCCACCATGACCATTGAGAAGGAAGATTCGTCGAAACCCATGATGACGAATGGAGCGACAAAGATTTCTTAACAGCGCATGAAAGGTTTCAAAATCGAGGGTCAGCGTGCCGCAAAAATCCATATGATGTTCAGCAAGCCCACACCAAACAGTCGGAGTCACCAATATTGGCTGATGTGTCTGAACTTTCAGCGCAGCCCGCCGCGCTACCTCTGTCGCGAGTAGTGCGTCTACCTTAACCGGGAGATGTGGTCCATGTTGCTCTATCGAACCAACTGGAACAACTATGATGGCATTGGCATCTGCTAGTGATTTCAATTGAGGAGACCGCAATTGCTCCCAATAAATTTGCTCTTCCATCACTTATTTCCTCAGCGCAATTGAATAAAGATTTGTGAAAGTATCGATCATCTTGTTGCATTTTCTGACAAATGCCAATCACTTCGAAGAAATCTATTTTTTTGATTGACACAAAATATTTCTCTGGTTATACCTCCCCCCACTCACTATCCCGCAAGCTATTTTGATAAATACAAATTTTTTATTTTGTAATTCCATGGATAGCTGGCTGAAGAAGTGTGAATGGGTCTCCAAAGAGAGAAATTCATTTCAATGAAATTCCCAACCACAAAGAAAGTGAGCCTTTTGGGAGAAGCTGCTCCCCACGTACCCATACTCTTTAAGAGGACAAGATCATGATGAAGAAATGGTTGACGATTGCTGCGCTTGCCTTGGTTGGTTGGGCAGCTCCCATGTCGGCTCAAGATACTGATGTAGAATTGACTGGCTGGCCCTATCAAGTTGATGTGGTCCGAGAAAACCTTGAGCGTTTCACCAGTCAGTCTGGCTTGAGCGCAACTTACAATCCCTTCCCCAGCAACGAATACCATACCAAGATGGTCTCGAGTTTTGCCTCTGGAACCAACTTTGATGTGGTCTATGTCCGTGACAGCTTCCTAGCAGAGTGGGCCGCAGCTGGCTGGATTATACCCCTAACCGGACTTCCCGGAGTAGATGATTACATGGCGGATCTGCCCCAAGGAATCATCGAACAGATGTCTTTTGAGGGTGAAGTCTACGGACTACCCTACTACTCTGGGAATTCAGTATTCGTTTACAATGATCGCTTGATGAAACAGGCTGGCATTAATTCACCACCCAAGACGTGGAATGATCTAAGGTCACAAGCACAAGCGATGAAGGACAAGGGGATACTCCCCAAACCAGTCGTCATCGGCTTGGCTGCTAACGAAAACTCAATCCTTCGAACCTTGGAGATCGTCTCTGCAGGATTCGGTGGTAAATTCTTCAATGACAAACTGGAACCAGTTTTCCAAGAGCCAAACAGCGGCGTTCGTAAGGCATTAGCCTGGATTGCTGATGGTATCAAGAGTGGCTGGATCAACGAGGCTTCCTTAAACCAGGGCGATGGTGAGATTGATCAATTCATGCGCTCTGGCACAGCTGCCTTCACGCTGGTCACTGATTACGAGATGAAGGTGCTCAACGACTCGGAGCAATCCAATGAGGCCGGTAACATCAAGAACGCCCTGGTTCCTGGTTCCGCCGATGCCACCAGCGGTACCATTGGCTACGTCCGGCTCTATTCAATAACCTCTGAGGCAGATAAGGAAAAAGCTTGGAAACTGGTTCAGTTTCTAGGGGGTAAGGACGCAACTGGTGCCTATTATGTACCGAAGCGCTGGGCTCTAGAGTTTGGACTCGGCTTCTCTCCAGCTCCACTATATAAAGACGCAGACGTGCGCAACTCGATCTCAGGTTGGATTGACCCTGACCTGCTTCAGGAGCAAGCCAAGTATGCCATCAATCGTGGCTACCGCTTCGTTCCCTACTTCTCTGACTGGGAGACTGAGGCCTGGGGTGGATTCCAGGAGATCATTGGCGGTGCTGACGCTGATTCTATCCTTGAAGAATTGGCGGAGAATTGGAACGAGCTGCAGTCAGAGTACTGATTTGCTGCTCCTTCCATTGATATCATAACAACATGAGGGCATTCGCTCAGAATGCCCTTTCTGCAATGACGAAGAATCCCTCCACTGAAATTCCCCAAGGAAGATTAGCGTTGATCTTCAGTGCTCCGGCACTGCTGATCCTGGCAGTGACCGTTCTGGTCCCCCTGGCTTATGCGATCTATCTCAGCTTTCATCGCTACAACCTCAAGCGAGCGAAGCGCCCCTTTGCTGGCTTCCGGAATTATGAAAAAATCCTGACAGACGATAAGTTCTGGGATTCCCTGGCAACGAGCTTTATCTTTGCGGTAAGTGCAGTTGCAGTGATCACTGTAGTCTCTTTCTTCCTAGCCTTGCTACTTGATCAGGATTATCCAGGGCGTGGTCTGTTGCGGGCACTTCTGTTGATCCCCTGGGCCATTCCTGATGTTGTGAATGCCTTGCTCTGGAAATGGCTGTTGCATCCAGCCTTTGGGGTAATGAACGCACTCTTTCAAATGGGAGGCCTGATTGATGACTATGTTGCCTGGCTCAGTAGTATGCCCAGTGCAATCATTTGGGTTATCATCGCCTATTCCTGGAAGAACATTCCTCTGGCAACACTGCTGATTCTTGCAGGCTTGCAGACAATTCCAAAAACTCTGCATGAGGCAGCTGAACTCGAGGGAGCCAGCGCTTGGAAGCGCACGCTTTACATTACGCTTCCATTGCTTCGACCAACTCTCACTGTTGTGCTAATTTTTGAAACGATCTTTGCACTCAAGGTTTTCGATCTAATCTATGTGCTTACCTCTGGAGGACCAGGCAAATCAACCACCGTCCTAGGTTGGAGTATCTACATCAATACCTTCAAGAAGCTTGATTTTGGGACAGGCAGTGCTCTTGCCATGATTCTCGGCTTGATCACCCTCTTTATTGCTATTGTCTTCTACGCATTCCTGGATCGGGGAGAAAAACAGTGAAGCGCAACAATCTCACTCGCTACATTCTGCTCTACCTAGCATCTGCACTTTTTTTGATCGTTTTCATTGGCCCTTTTGTCTGGCTGGTCAGCTCCAGTCTCCAATTGGAGCGCCAACTCGTTCAGGTTCCTACAGTCTGGTTACCAGATCCCCTCAGTCTGGCGAGCTACAAGGAGATTTTTTACGGAGCCTTTTTCGATGAGTCCTACGTCTCTGCCGATGGTTACAGTTCTTCCTATCAAGCCAGGATTTATCTTGGTTCCTTCCTGAATAGCGGGATCATCGCTCTCAGTGTCTCCTTCTTCAGCGTAGTCTTTGGTGCCTATGCTGCTTATCCAATTGCACGCCTGAACTTTCGGGGTCGCTACACTCTACTCTTCTCCATCTTGGTGGTTCGTTTGGTACCAGCCTTGGCCCTAGCGATTCCAATCGTACTTTTCGCCAAGAAGATGGGGATGAACGACAACCTGGTAACGCTGATCTTCATCAACATGTCTTTCGTGCTGCCCTACAGCATCTGGCTGCTCCAGGCTTACTTCAAAACCATCCCTACAGAATTGGAAGACGCAGCTCGCATGGATGGCTGTAATCGCTTCCAGGTAGCGAACAAGATCATAATCCCTCTCTCTATTCCAGGCTTGACCACCGCCGGTATTCTCGCCTTTCTCCTCTCCTGGGGAGAGTTTCTATTTGCCTTGTTGATCACGGAGACCGAACAGTCCTTCACCAGCACAGTGGTTGCCGCAATGTTTGCCACGAGCTTGGATGTCAATTATGTCACCATCATCGCTGCTGGTGTACTTGCCGTGATCCCACCTGTACTCTTCGCTCTCGTCTTCCAAAAATATATTATGAGCGGTCTGCTCTCTGGTGCTGTGAAGAGTTGATTTCACTGCACAAATGATGGAGCTCTTGCTTTAAGGATTCTGATTTTTGTTCTCCTTAACAATCATTGAGCCTTGTAAACCATCTCTTCGTTTTACTAGTCTTTTGGATTAATAAATCTTAAATCTATAATTTTTATGAATATTTTAAGATTTCACTCTCTCTCTATTAGCTTCCTATTCCTCTCCGATTCTAAGAATTTTTCTTCTTAAGCAACTGAATCCCCTAATTTATTCATTGTTAATCACCAGACTTCACAGTAACTAGCAGGACCCTTTTCCCCTCCTGATACCAGCTAAAGGATCTATGATGACTAGATCTTTTAATATCTTAAATATAATAAATCTTAGATGTTTTATTTAATTTATTTATAAAATAAATTATTTTAAC contains:
- a CDS encoding dimethylsulfonioproprionate lyase family protein, which gives rise to MENRLNDVPDWKYVFQEIDQVYRLGSAGGSPIIRSHQRRVREAISKITKSNPYYTPRQPENKPVSAHWGRALDLADSGPLAHLSRVLYRVESQLTWEYGYQKVPRELAKRYAYCEMMGPQGPIQAEGLILGLVLFAPGTTYPQHRHDEIEESYISLAGAWSENDNAVYAPGSLILNRSTQHHRITVGIREPCLLAYAWIGPPERLSAPEFRFSKLPRRRI
- a CDS encoding class I SAM-dependent methyltransferase — protein: MSLRELYSQHVFPCLCDWAMSSKELQPLRQQCLHGVQGKVLEIGFGTGLNLPFYSKNVVEVHAVDVNPMMAPKALQRIQEVPFPVQHHVLSGESLPMEDESFDFVVSTFTLCSIAKVHQAVQEIWRVLRPGGRFCFLEHGLSPDPKVASWQYRLNPIQHILGDGCHLNRPMDQIICSQPFQVRPIQTFYLEGVPRVIGCLYQEQVQKPV
- a CDS encoding heme-binding protein, giving the protein MRLNLFLRSIGVVLMINLILSACSVVGVRALEEPTYQIRIKEGNFEIREYASYLVAEVFMEGEDFDEASGDGFRILADYIFGNNLSRSASVQMAGKAEAASENIAMTAPVQMDQGEQPDQWRMAFSLPSKWNLETAPVPNDQQVNLREVSPEQMVVLQFSGRMGARDLEEKEQELRQWATKQGITVVGLVRTARYDPPWTLPFLRKNEVQLKVED
- a CDS encoding creatininase family protein, yielding MEEQIYWEQLRSPQLKSLADANAIIVVPVGSIEQHGPHLPVKVDALLATEVARRAALKVQTHQPILVTPTVWCGLAEHHMDFCGTLTLDFETFHALLRNLCRSIRHHGFRRIFLLNGHGGNIAALNVICSELVRELDGLRVVSGTYWTLPEVAEKFAEILEVQQNVRHAGEAETSMMLALEPELVNQSTLNQADGTLEIPFYGSGVSRWVSFKEVSANGVIGSPSVATAAKGELLLEVAAEGIAGVLQNTALW
- a CDS encoding extracellular solute-binding protein is translated as MMKKWLTIAALALVGWAAPMSAQDTDVELTGWPYQVDVVRENLERFTSQSGLSATYNPFPSNEYHTKMVSSFASGTNFDVVYVRDSFLAEWAAAGWIIPLTGLPGVDDYMADLPQGIIEQMSFEGEVYGLPYYSGNSVFVYNDRLMKQAGINSPPKTWNDLRSQAQAMKDKGILPKPVVIGLAANENSILRTLEIVSAGFGGKFFNDKLEPVFQEPNSGVRKALAWIADGIKSGWINEASLNQGDGEIDQFMRSGTAAFTLVTDYEMKVLNDSEQSNEAGNIKNALVPGSADATSGTIGYVRLYSITSEADKEKAWKLVQFLGGKDATGAYYVPKRWALEFGLGFSPAPLYKDADVRNSISGWIDPDLLQEQAKYAINRGYRFVPYFSDWETEAWGGFQEIIGGADADSILEELAENWNELQSEY
- a CDS encoding sugar ABC transporter permease, producing the protein MRAFAQNALSAMTKNPSTEIPQGRLALIFSAPALLILAVTVLVPLAYAIYLSFHRYNLKRAKRPFAGFRNYEKILTDDKFWDSLATSFIFAVSAVAVITVVSFFLALLLDQDYPGRGLLRALLLIPWAIPDVVNALLWKWLLHPAFGVMNALFQMGGLIDDYVAWLSSMPSAIIWVIIAYSWKNIPLATLLILAGLQTIPKTLHEAAELEGASAWKRTLYITLPLLRPTLTVVLIFETIFALKVFDLIYVLTSGGPGKSTTVLGWSIYINTFKKLDFGTGSALAMILGLITLFIAIVFYAFLDRGEKQ
- a CDS encoding carbohydrate ABC transporter permease, producing MKRNNLTRYILLYLASALFLIVFIGPFVWLVSSSLQLERQLVQVPTVWLPDPLSLASYKEIFYGAFFDESYVSADGYSSSYQARIYLGSFLNSGIIALSVSFFSVVFGAYAAYPIARLNFRGRYTLLFSILVVRLVPALALAIPIVLFAKKMGMNDNLVTLIFINMSFVLPYSIWLLQAYFKTIPTELEDAARMDGCNRFQVANKIIIPLSIPGLTTAGILAFLLSWGEFLFALLITETEQSFTSTVVAAMFATSLDVNYVTIIAAGVLAVIPPVLFALVFQKYIMSGLLSGAVKS